One Campylobacter concisus DNA window includes the following coding sequences:
- a CDS encoding lipid-binding SYLF domain-containing protein: MKFLLSLIIFFSLGFASEELVLDSANSFITTMRGARNAPIKELIEQSKATIIFPSVKKIGFVVGGMGGDGIMVVGNLNSPTEILPVSISGGSIGIQLGYEDSSLVLFIFKDSIIYDIKDAKITLDTKLSVAFGDIGRNYSKVSDFKFSSDIYAYAANDGFFAGASFGGAVISAKDEILKQSGYAYEQLISSASKLLGQ; encoded by the coding sequence ATGAAATTTCTTTTATCATTGATAATATTTTTCTCGCTTGGCTTTGCCAGCGAGGAGCTCGTGCTGGACTCGGCAAATTCGTTTATAACGACGATGAGAGGCGCTAGAAACGCTCCTATAAAAGAGCTTATCGAGCAGTCAAAAGCGACAATCATCTTTCCAAGTGTAAAAAAAATAGGCTTTGTAGTTGGCGGTATGGGTGGCGACGGCATAATGGTCGTTGGCAACCTAAATTCGCCAACTGAAATTTTACCAGTTAGCATAAGTGGCGGCAGTATCGGCATCCAGCTTGGCTACGAAGATAGCTCGCTTGTGCTTTTTATATTTAAAGATAGCATCATCTACGACATAAAAGACGCTAAGATCACGCTTGATACAAAGCTTTCGGTAGCGTTTGGCGACATCGGACGCAATTACAGCAAGGTAAGCGACTTTAAATTTTCAAGCGACATCTACGCCTACGCTGCAAATGATGGATTTTTCGCAGGAGCTAGCTTTGGCGGAGCAGTGATTAGCGCAAAGGATGAAATTTTAAAACAAAGTGGCTACGCATACGAGCAACTAATATCTTCAGCTTCTAAACTTTTGGGGCAATGA
- a CDS encoding DedA family protein encodes MQDVINSISTYGYIVLFFYSLGGGMVALIAAGILSFAGKMDITLSIIVAAVANTIGDTLIFYVARFNKSSLMPYVKNHKRKLAYAGILAKKHGDKIIFIKKFIYGVKTLVPIALGFTKYSFYKFSVINLISSVLWAVIVGLASYKAGDYFMSVSNYLGEHGYIMPLTMVGLLLGIWLFLQHITKRRKV; translated from the coding sequence ATGCAAGACGTTATAAACTCAATTTCTACTTACGGCTACATCGTGCTATTTTTTTACAGCCTTGGTGGTGGTATGGTCGCGCTTATCGCCGCTGGGATATTAAGCTTTGCTGGTAAAATGGACATCACTCTTAGCATAATCGTCGCTGCCGTGGCAAATACGATCGGCGATACTTTGATCTTTTACGTCGCAAGGTTTAACAAAAGCTCGCTTATGCCTTATGTGAAAAATCACAAAAGAAAGCTTGCCTACGCTGGAATTTTGGCAAAAAAGCATGGCGATAAGATAATATTTATCAAAAAATTTATCTACGGCGTCAAAACTTTGGTGCCTATCGCACTTGGATTTACAAAATACTCTTTTTATAAATTTAGCGTTATAAATTTGATCTCTTCGGTGCTTTGGGCGGTGATCGTCGGTCTTGCTAGCTATAAAGCAGGGGATTATTTTATGAGTGTGAGCAATTATCTTGGCGAGCATGGCTATATCATGCCACTTACCATGGTTGGCTTGTTATTAGGTATCTGGTTGTTTTTACAACACATTACAAAAAGGAGAAAAGTATGA
- the ftsY gene encoding signal recognition particle-docking protein FtsY — MLEFLKRGFEKTFGAISSAKKSKKINKESLEEILLEADVAYEIVEEILYYLPPQDEVSRADLRRVMSSYFIYEKERVIEPDKPFVDLILGVNGAGKTTTIAKLANLYKNNGKSVILGACDTFRAGAIEQLRQWSIRLSVPIVATQQGHDPSAVAYDTISSALAKGIDRVILDTAGRLQNQTNLANELDKIVRISKKAYEKAPHRKILILDGTQGNAGVAQAKAFNEIVSLDGVIITKLDGTAKGGALFGVARELELPIFYIGVGESMDDIIKFNPDEFLDELMDAIFE, encoded by the coding sequence ATGCTTGAGTTTTTAAAAAGAGGCTTTGAAAAGACCTTTGGGGCGATAAGCTCGGCTAAAAAGTCAAAAAAGATCAACAAAGAGAGCTTAGAAGAAATTTTACTAGAGGCTGACGTGGCTTACGAGATCGTGGAGGAGATTTTATACTACTTGCCGCCGCAAGATGAAGTGAGCAGAGCTGATCTTAGACGCGTTATGAGTAGCTATTTTATCTACGAAAAGGAGCGCGTGATCGAGCCTGACAAGCCATTTGTCGATCTTATCCTTGGCGTAAATGGCGCTGGCAAGACGACAACTATCGCAAAGCTAGCAAATTTATATAAAAATAACGGCAAAAGCGTCATCTTAGGCGCTTGTGATACATTTAGAGCTGGAGCGATCGAGCAGCTTCGCCAGTGGTCAATCAGACTAAGTGTGCCAATAGTCGCCACTCAGCAAGGACATGATCCTTCAGCTGTTGCCTACGACACGATTAGCTCGGCTCTTGCAAAAGGCATCGACCGCGTCATCTTAGACACGGCTGGCAGGCTTCAAAACCAGACAAATTTAGCAAACGAGCTTGATAAGATCGTTCGTATCAGCAAAAAAGCCTACGAAAAGGCGCCTCATCGCAAGATCCTCATCCTTGATGGCACGCAGGGCAACGCTGGCGTCGCGCAGGCAAAGGCGTTTAATGAGATCGTCTCGCTTGATGGCGTCATCATCACAAAACTTGACGGCACTGCAAAGGGCGGAGCGCTATTTGGCGTGGCAAGGGAGCTTGAGCTACCTATATTTTATATAGGCGTTGGCGAGAGCATGGACGATATCATCAAATTTAACCCAGACGAGTTTTTAGACGAGCTGATGGACGCCATTTTTGAGTAG
- a CDS encoding 5-formyltetrahydrofolate cyclo-ligase: MSVNLEKNEFRKNARANLIKLAKFRAKCTHYKAVKTLLNLINYTNSKKVLFYLPLNYEVDVLKIRRNLSHKCEIFAPFMVGLSLEMVRLRLPFLTYKFNVRQPSGKKMNNVKLDMAVVPAIGVDGAMARIGHGKGFYDRFFDTLPVKPKLIVFLEVKDFYTKDVLSQAHDAVGDFYITPSKNYIKRGINDRGFNRLRSRCGGRWSRVSLRQKDK, translated from the coding sequence ATGAGCGTTAATTTAGAAAAAAACGAATTTAGAAAAAATGCAAGAGCAAATTTGATAAAGCTTGCTAAATTTAGAGCAAAATGCACGCATTATAAGGCGGTAAAAACACTTTTAAATTTGATAAATTACACAAATTCTAAAAAGGTGCTCTTTTATCTGCCGCTTAACTACGAAGTCGATGTGCTTAAAATAAGACGAAATTTATCACATAAATGTGAAATTTTTGCCCCTTTTATGGTAGGTCTTAGCTTAGAGATGGTAAGATTGCGACTGCCATTTCTAACTTATAAATTTAATGTCAGACAGCCATCTGGCAAAAAAATGAATAATGTTAAACTCGATATGGCGGTAGTTCCAGCGATTGGGGTTGATGGAGCTATGGCAAGGATAGGGCACGGAAAAGGATTTTACGATAGATTTTTTGACACTTTGCCCGTTAAGCCAAAACTGATAGTTTTCTTAGAGGTAAAAGACTTCTACACCAAAGATGTGCTCTCGCAGGCGCACGATGCGGTGGGAGACTTTTATATAACCCCAAGCAAAAATTATATAAAAAGAGGAATAAATGATAGAGGTTTTAATAGGCTTAGGAGCCGGTGTGGTGGGCGTTGGAGCAGGGTATCTCTACGCCAAAAAGATAAATGA
- a CDS encoding TlpA family protein disulfide reductase, with protein sequence MTLKRAIITSLCLFAFFGCGDDNKSQKSEQNTSEPAVQSKNLEENASKDENLSKDTLTPKISESTQSDEVKDISLKLLNGTTMQITKRSNGFDVKDGKKATLYVFFATWCPPCKAEIPSLNNLSEKFKNELNIVAVLLEDKSEDEVKEFAQKYKIKYDIAVGEGNFLFEKAMGGIKGLPASALFKANGDYAQGYIGLVPEEMLETDINRAIK encoded by the coding sequence ATGACACTAAAACGCGCAATTATAACATCACTTTGTCTTTTTGCATTTTTCGGATGCGGCGACGACAACAAAAGCCAAAAGAGCGAGCAAAACACTAGCGAGCCAGCTGTGCAAAGTAAAAATTTAGAAGAAAATGCCAGCAAAGATGAAAATTTAAGCAAAGATACGCTCACACCAAAGATAAGCGAGAGCACACAAAGTGACGAAGTAAAAGATATAAGCCTAAAACTGCTTAACGGCACAACTATGCAGATCACAAAAAGAAGCAACGGCTTTGACGTAAAAGATGGCAAAAAAGCGACACTTTACGTATTTTTCGCTACTTGGTGCCCACCTTGCAAGGCTGAGATCCCATCTTTAAACAACCTAAGTGAGAAATTTAAAAACGAGCTAAACATCGTTGCTGTCTTGCTTGAAGACAAGAGTGAGGACGAGGTTAAAGAATTTGCTCAAAAGTATAAGATCAAATACGACATCGCAGTTGGCGAGGGAAATTTCTTATTTGAAAAGGCGATGGGCGGCATCAAAGGACTCCCTGCATCTGCACTCTTTAAAGCAAATGGCGACTACGCTCAAGGTTACATCGGTCTTGTGCCTGAAGAGATGCTTGAAACTGACATAAATAGGGCCATAAAATAA
- a CDS encoding DUF945 family protein — MKKVISALIVVIVIVAGAVYFASNKVEENYQRIVDRLNDVNGFKVSENSYQKGFFGSKGSFDLIVSKDLLKNLAGKDVDEDLNFKVENEISHSVLAFVNGFDIDSKISIQNEAIKNIVASFLGSNVVATAKTKASVSGDKDVNVKFSDIDFSDKQTMNVYTKDVKFGLKLDAKDNVNSANLGLEKVALKDLNEENKAEVNLEGVDIDTSYTVPVEISKIFESKLAPYIAKAKIKKLALLDEKDGNVALDDIEYNSKFEVSNDLGSSKDVVKIGAVAVNKVKFTDFILDSKIANINVPTINNILDRLSNVNVDTNESIFAGLNLDEVMGQILEKNPSVKVDTLSFKNGDNAINLKLDAAINGFKSGESQLAIFDKLSLNGELSADETLAKFFDTLFPEMTLIEPTLISAGYLKEDGKKVVSKFKYDPNKKDIIFNEKVGLQNFFMGF; from the coding sequence ATGAAAAAGGTGATATCTGCTCTAATCGTAGTTATCGTGATCGTCGCAGGCGCTGTTTATTTCGCCTCAAACAAGGTTGAGGAGAACTATCAAAGGATAGTTGATAGACTAAATGATGTAAATGGCTTTAAAGTTTCAGAAAACAGCTATCAAAAAGGCTTTTTTGGCTCAAAAGGATCGTTTGATCTTATCGTTTCAAAGGATCTTTTGAAAAATTTAGCCGGCAAAGATGTAGATGAGGATCTAAATTTCAAGGTGGAAAATGAAATTTCTCACTCAGTGCTTGCATTTGTAAATGGCTTTGATATTGACTCAAAAATTTCTATACAAAATGAGGCGATAAAAAATATCGTTGCTTCATTTCTTGGATCAAACGTCGTCGCAACGGCTAAAACAAAGGCTAGCGTGAGTGGCGATAAAGATGTAAATGTTAAATTTAGCGATATCGACTTTAGCGACAAGCAAACTATGAATGTTTATACAAAGGATGTGAAATTTGGCTTGAAACTGGACGCAAAAGATAATGTAAATAGCGCAAACTTGGGTCTTGAGAAAGTTGCCTTAAAAGATCTCAATGAAGAAAATAAAGCAGAAGTTAATCTTGAAGGCGTCGATATAGATACAAGCTACACTGTACCAGTTGAAATTTCAAAGATATTTGAGAGCAAGCTGGCTCCTTACATAGCAAAGGCTAAGATCAAAAAACTAGCATTATTAGATGAAAAAGATGGCAATGTTGCTTTAGACGATATTGAGTATAACTCTAAATTTGAAGTCTCAAATGATCTTGGTAGCTCAAAAGATGTGGTGAAGATAGGTGCAGTTGCTGTTAATAAAGTGAAATTTACAGATTTTATCTTAGATAGCAAAATAGCAAATATCAACGTGCCAACTATAAATAATATACTTGATAGACTAAGTAATGTAAATGTTGATACAAATGAGAGTATCTTTGCTGGGTTAAATTTGGACGAAGTAATGGGTCAAATTTTAGAGAAAAATCCAAGTGTGAAAGTGGATACATTAAGCTTTAAAAATGGCGATAATGCGATAAATTTAAAACTAGATGCTGCTATCAATGGCTTTAAAAGCGGAGAAAGTCAGCTTGCGATCTTTGATAAGCTATCACTTAATGGCGAGCTAAGTGCGGATGAGACTTTGGCTAAATTTTTTGATACGCTCTTCCCAGAGATGACTCTTATCGAACCAACACTTATATCTGCTGGATATTTAAAAGAAGATGGCAAAAAAGTAGTGAGTAAATTTAAGTACGATCCAAATAAAAAAGATATTATTTTTAATGAAAAGGTTGGACTTCAAAATTTCTTTATGGGCTTTTAA
- the rny gene encoding ribonuclease Y, with protein MIEVLIGLGAGVVGVGAGYLYAKKINDANYNIFLEQAKAKAKAIEYEAELTLKNSKISVQEAEFEAKKRYDDKTTKLQKEYASKFDELTKKEKILLNEQELLNESKELFEKDKQDAKVTYEEGLNLKATYQNKVEEAIRVLEHAAGLTEEEAKEVVLKKVEEKSRADIAHIVRKYEEEAKREAKKRVNYILAQATSRFAGEFAAERLINVVNIKNDELKGRIIGKEGRNIKTLEMVLGVDIIIDDTPHAIILSSFNLYRRAIATRVIELLVEDGRIQPARIEDLHKKVTEEFEQSIQEEGENIVMDLGLNKIHPEIVKLIGKLKFRASYGQNALAHSLEVAHLAGIIAAECGGDEKLAKRAGILHDIGKALTHEYEGSHVDLGAEICKRYKEHPVVINAIYAHHGHEEATSIESAAVCAADALSAARPGARREVLESFLKRVEEIENIAKSKEGIKQAYAINAGREIRVIANAKLINDDEAVLVAKEIAQEIESKVQYPGEIKVSVIRETRAVDFAK; from the coding sequence ATGATAGAGGTTTTAATAGGCTTAGGAGCCGGTGTGGTGGGCGTTGGAGCAGGGTATCTCTACGCCAAAAAGATAAATGATGCAAACTACAACATATTTTTAGAGCAGGCAAAAGCAAAGGCAAAAGCTATCGAGTATGAAGCTGAGCTAACGCTTAAAAACTCTAAAATTTCAGTACAAGAGGCTGAATTTGAGGCTAAAAAAAGATACGACGACAAGACGACAAAGCTTCAAAAAGAGTATGCAAGTAAATTTGATGAGCTGACCAAAAAAGAGAAAATTTTGCTAAATGAGCAAGAGCTTTTAAACGAGAGCAAAGAGCTTTTTGAAAAAGATAAGCAAGATGCGAAGGTCACTTATGAAGAGGGTTTAAATTTAAAAGCGACTTATCAAAACAAAGTAGAAGAGGCGATAAGAGTGCTTGAGCACGCTGCTGGCTTAACGGAGGAAGAGGCAAAAGAGGTCGTGCTTAAAAAGGTCGAGGAGAAGTCACGCGCCGACATCGCTCACATCGTTAGAAAGTACGAAGAAGAGGCAAAAAGAGAGGCTAAAAAGAGGGTTAATTATATCTTGGCGCAGGCTACGTCAAGATTTGCTGGAGAATTTGCGGCTGAGCGTCTGATAAATGTCGTAAATATCAAAAACGATGAACTAAAAGGCAGGATCATCGGCAAAGAGGGACGTAACATCAAAACCCTTGAAATGGTGCTTGGCGTTGATATCATCATCGATGATACCCCGCACGCGATCATACTAAGCAGCTTTAACCTTTACAGACGTGCGATCGCTACAAGAGTGATCGAGCTTTTGGTGGAGGACGGCAGAATTCAGCCTGCAAGGATAGAGGATCTTCACAAAAAAGTAACTGAAGAATTTGAGCAAAGCATACAAGAAGAGGGCGAAAACATCGTCATGGACCTTGGTCTAAATAAAATTCATCCAGAGATAGTAAAACTAATAGGCAAGCTTAAATTTAGAGCAAGCTACGGTCAAAATGCCCTTGCGCACAGCCTTGAAGTGGCTCACCTTGCTGGCATCATCGCAGCAGAGTGTGGCGGAGATGAGAAGCTAGCAAAAAGAGCTGGCATACTTCACGACATCGGCAAAGCACTAACTCACGAGTACGAGGGCAGCCACGTCGATCTTGGAGCTGAAATTTGCAAACGCTATAAAGAGCATCCAGTCGTCATCAACGCGATCTATGCTCACCATGGCCACGAAGAGGCTACAAGTATAGAAAGTGCTGCTGTTTGCGCAGCTGATGCACTAAGCGCAGCTCGTCCAGGGGCAAGACGTGAGGTGCTTGAGAGCTTCCTAAAACGTGTCGAAGAGATAGAAAACATCGCAAAAAGCAAAGAGGGCATCAAGCAAGCTTATGCGATCAACGCTGGTCGTGAGATCCGCGTCATCGCAAATGCTAAACTCATAAATGACGATGAGGCAGTGCTTGTGGCAAAAGAGATAGCTCAAGAGATCGAGAGCAAGGTGCAGTATCCTGGTGAGATAAAAGTAAGTGTCATCAGAGAGACTCGCGCTGTTGATTTTGCGAAATAA
- a CDS encoding VanZ family protein, which translates to MSRVKFLSKICFFAALLAIDFLAFTPKSPAIIENSWDKANHFLAFFVLYILLYLGYEFKILKNLAPLLAFGVQIELVQAFLPNRSFSLLDIVADMIGAAFGVMIIEILKRIYYGKSKASF; encoded by the coding sequence TTGAGTAGGGTAAAATTTCTTAGTAAAATTTGCTTTTTTGCTGCTCTTTTGGCGATTGATTTTCTTGCATTTACTCCAAAAAGTCCTGCGATCATCGAAAATTCGTGGGACAAAGCAAACCATTTTTTAGCTTTTTTCGTCCTTTATATACTGCTCTACCTTGGCTATGAGTTTAAAATTTTAAAAAATTTAGCCCCACTTTTAGCCTTTGGCGTGCAAATAGAGCTCGTTCAGGCATTTTTACCAAATAGGAGCTTTAGCCTGCTTGACATCGTGGCTGACATGATCGGAGCGGCCTTTGGAGTGATGATAATTGAAATTTTAAAAAGGATATATTATGGCAAAAGCAAAGCCAGTTTTTGA